The following proteins are co-located in the Ailuropoda melanoleuca isolate Jingjing chromosome 13, ASM200744v2, whole genome shotgun sequence genome:
- the LOC100466214 gene encoding olfactory receptor 1A1 encodes MRGDNQSFTFGFILLGVSGEQQQEDFFFVLFLFIYPITLIGNLLIILAIRSDIRLHNPMYFFLANLSFVDILFSSVTIPKMLANHVLGSKAISFGGCLTQMCFILALGNTDSYMLAAMAYDRAVAISRPLHYTTIIRPWTCVLLVVGSWVVGNANALPHTLLTASLSFCGNKEVANFYCDIVPLLKLSCSDIHFNVKMMYLGAGVFSVPLLCIVISYVRVFSMVLQVPSTKGVLKAFSTCGSHLTVVSLYYGTVMGMYFRPLSSYSLEDAVITVMYIAVTPMLNPFIYSLRNRDMKAALGKLFSKRLSS; translated from the coding sequence ATGAGAGGAGACAACCAGTCCTTTACCTTTGGTTTCATTCTCCTGGGAGTCAGTGGTGAGCAGCAACAGGAAGACTTCTTCTTCGTCCTCTTCCTGTTCATTTACCCCATCACATTGATCGGAAACCTGCTCATCATCTTGGCCATTCGCTCTGACATTCGCCTTCACAAccccatgtattttttccttgCCAATCTCTCCTTTGTTGACATCCTCTTCTCCTCTGTAACCATCCCTAAAATGCTGGCCAACCATGTCTTAGGCAGCAAAGCCATCTCCTTTGGAGGATGTCTAACACAGATGTGTTTCATCTTAGCCTTGGGTAACACAGATAGCTATATGCTGGCTGCAATGGCATATGACCGTGCTGTGGCCATCAGTCGCCCACTTCATTACACAACAATTATAAGGCCATGGACTTGTGTCCTCCTAGTTGTTGGGTCTTGGGTGGTTGGAAATGCCAATGCCCTCCCCCACACTCTGCTCACAGCTAGTCTGTCTTTCTGTGGCAACAAGGAAGTAGCCAACTTCTACTGTGACATTGTTCCTTTACTCAAGCTGTCCTGTTCTGACATCCACTTTAATGTGAAGATGATGTACCTAGGGGCTGGTGTTTTCTCTGTGCCATTACTATGCATCGTCATCTCTTATGTCCGGGTCTTTTCCATGGTCTTACAGGTTCCATCCACCAAGGGTGTGCTcaaagccttctccacctgtggTTCCCACCTCACGGTTGTGTCTCTGTATTATGGCACAGTCATGGGCATGTATTTCCGCCCTCTGTCTAGTTACAGCCTAGAGGATGCAGTGATAACTGTGATGTACATAGCAGTGACCCCAATGTTAAATCCTTTCATCTACAGTCTGAGAAACCGAGACATGAAGGCTGCCCTGGGGAAACTCTTCAGCAAGAGACTCTCCTCATAA